Proteins encoded in a region of the Stieleria neptunia genome:
- the recO gene encoding DNA repair protein RecO yields the protein MAAEQTTAVVLRTIEFSETSLVVTLLTRDFGQVAALAKGARRPKSSFEGSLDLLAVCRVVLIRKSSDALDLLTEAKLQRRFRGAEKSLDRVYAGYYIAEMLRLLTDNHDPHPGLYDLTLSALGQIDGTGNPALALLGFDTAALRLLGHAPATRSCVDCGGPVSGTPRVAFAPIAGGVVCRDCRARQHSLVTVSRGTIEHLERLLAPHTRLPIEVPSEVYREMRGLISRYIQTILGSIPKMQPYLPARMEPVE from the coding sequence ATGGCCGCCGAGCAAACCACGGCGGTCGTGCTCCGGACGATCGAATTCAGCGAAACCAGCCTGGTCGTCACCCTGCTGACCCGCGATTTTGGCCAAGTCGCCGCGCTGGCCAAGGGTGCGCGCCGTCCCAAGAGTTCCTTCGAAGGTTCGCTTGACCTGTTGGCCGTCTGTCGTGTAGTGCTGATTCGGAAATCCTCCGATGCGCTCGATTTGTTGACCGAGGCAAAGCTCCAGCGTCGTTTTCGCGGGGCGGAAAAGTCGTTGGATCGCGTTTATGCCGGATACTACATCGCCGAAATGCTTCGACTGTTGACGGACAATCACGACCCCCACCCCGGGCTTTACGACCTGACGCTCAGCGCGCTCGGGCAGATCGACGGGACGGGCAATCCCGCGCTGGCGCTGCTCGGTTTTGACACCGCCGCGCTGCGGTTGCTCGGCCATGCGCCTGCGACGCGAAGCTGTGTCGACTGCGGTGGTCCCGTCAGCGGTACCCCGCGGGTCGCGTTCGCTCCGATCGCCGGCGGCGTCGTGTGTCGCGATTGTCGCGCACGTCAGCACAGCCTCGTGACGGTCAGCCGCGGAACGATTGAACACCTGGAACGTTTGCTTGCACCCCACACGCGGCTGCCGATCGAAGTTCCCTCGGAGGTTTATCGGGAGATGCGTGGCTTGATCAGCCGATATATCCAAACAATCCTCGGCTCGATTCCGAAAATGCAACCTTACCTGCCCGCCCGGATGGAACCGGTGGAATGA
- a CDS encoding tetratricopeptide repeat protein has translation MSRKEKILAMLQDDPTDTFLRYSLAMELRSEGDHQGSLDKLDELMRDAPPYVPAFFMAAQQLVDLGRVDQARTRLRDGIDQARGQGDGHAAAEMSELLATLGELGEEDDEL, from the coding sequence GTGTCACGCAAAGAAAAGATTTTGGCGATGCTCCAGGACGACCCCACGGATACGTTTCTGCGCTACAGCTTGGCGATGGAGTTGCGGAGCGAGGGGGATCACCAGGGGAGTCTGGATAAACTCGACGAATTGATGCGCGACGCGCCACCCTACGTGCCGGCCTTTTTCATGGCCGCCCAACAGCTCGTCGACTTGGGACGCGTCGATCAGGCGCGGACGCGTTTACGTGACGGAATCGACCAGGCGCGCGGCCAGGGCGATGGGCACGCCGCGGCCGAAATGAGTGAATTGCTGGCAACGCTCGGCGAATTGGGCGAAGAAGACGACGAGCTGTAA